One Drosophila kikkawai strain 14028-0561.14 chromosome 3L, DkikHiC1v2, whole genome shotgun sequence genomic window carries:
- the dop gene encoding microtubule-associated serine/threonine-protein kinase 3 has translation MSQRQEAAAAAAAAASAPTTSSSSTSSSSSHSVSVAALGSKISTSTPQKGDEQQEQEFINRSVASEIDAMSISGSVSADSSTTSATNATASAAGTSGSPVAKRHLSTANLSRIRPQSSYSARVLIFDDSDQEAAMAAAALAAASSSCNSSVKSCSGLELLPMSPAKLSIGHNDSSANGSSMMRNLNLTKSSSGGLSGSSTSLHSRGYTALLRKISYQQHTNSLRAVSSEASNLLRMRHSSLGKSAPCLTGNYFRHELSAPPQPPIQASGSLTLGQHNISRSGSCAGIGLAGKHHHHLLHGVVMRGSGGGGGGGGVTAGNSSSSGVAHHRLSLVTNAAAVAAAAAGGSRAHSPYSASPMDSPRLNSPMPFAFAPIKRIASCRGVVDGRRWSVASLPSSGYGTTPGSSNLSSQCSSQEGLNQLPSHNNNIPPGVQEADAAAVAAGACCAEHLKQHCTKHCALLLAVSQKQPQPPKPQKLIPAAAAAGCVNCCAELSLACGGQQQQQAGGGSANSSASISGMPGGGRMSPYFRPRSRSLSSPSRSPIVDNEIAVMNTLYKERFPKATQQMEERLKHFINENKSAACNSFRDSQPIVRFVHHQVLEMARDCLHKSEAKLITSQYFYELSENLERLLVETKEKSPEAAAELSGVIKKLLLIISRPARLLECLEFDPQEFYELLEAAEGQAKAMPVIKADIPQYIIHKLGLNRDPIAELQQELRETQQMCSEQVTVLADPTQPGGSCLLLNSPLTSAAKQLSSLALDSIVLDAGSGTATPQQPPQTPVATGDTAPSFAVAVSQLSEEKPGTSSSSSGTGAGTATGGLSSTQQQQQPSPHETDFDIVKLISNGAYGAVYLVKHKTTRQRFAMKKINKNNLILRNQVEQVFAERDILSFADNPFVVSMYCSFETKKHLCLVMEYVEGGDCGTLLKNIGPLPADMARFYFAETVLAVEYLHSYGIVHRDLKPDNLLITALGHIKLTDFGLSKMGLMSLATNLYEGYIDSETRQFSDKQVYGTPEYIAPEVILRQGYGKPVDWWSMGIILYEFLIGCVPFFGETTEELFAHTVNDDIEWPDSEDWPVQTEAKDIISQLLQQNPRDRLGTQTGALEMKEHEYFLGMDWNSLLRQKAEFVPQLSHEDDTSYFDTRMDRYNHDLGGEDTDDTDDTPVFGSFNSYTPQYRKQHYSWSRHATATDGGKPPALTSLPSRAQENPLPNPGVSSTGALPKLKTGLATGRGSGSGNGRGSGSGSNEGVVNKFLNTPQLRKLDLSSSCLKVPSTPDADYLPELLHNVTIGNDAELRMLKHYLQQPPQGPTQRLQQRHSMPPNTTTIISTPATPPPFQTQAAMVATPPMPTTASSFSRSTPESSQTDSDDFSPQINRKRKGVCARDILPRFSISIEDETISAGSSSTENMNLPREQSPLALQHQPKSMDGTSSGSMKHHRSRSIVKSASALGLSLMTSLDNSQLAAQLCGIQSPGGGGNGSSTASSRDTSPCRELSPLVTNLKPPIIIRRGPRGFGFTVHTIRVYYGDTDFYTMHHLVMAVDEGSPAFEAGLRPADLITHVNGEAVQGLFHTQVLQLLLSGGEHVTLRATPLEHTSIQSGGRKRDLMQSKLAKKGLNRQKKQTKREHDKKRKTSLFRRISSKRANAEMQQFSAGTSSPTTPSARNLSPLDSSYHSSSCCQSAGNSASSQSTSPSSSSPNTPTGSSGSNAGLASAPSTLIVAAPPPPTQMVLLPHVGAVVGSSPTSVGNVPVSPTGVVPQLYQRPSTLHGLKHKLHAATAVISGGGGNASNPAGGLKTLHTTSNNSLPNRRKSVGHIPLSPLARTPSPSPLPSSPTRSPSPLAFPLVGHQPGASNTTQSYSPGSTLPTLQAGGVSGNSKKGGFARTKSAEPSSPLLRRALSPDRLHPRSAETKISPLCCSPPIKQATHTQRVVATSWRSTPGANGGGAAGTAQTQQQQQLVTAAAPLEETQRQSQGEPGTTSGAEVTLANCEPLPRIAEEKDSPTSSTQDSSSCLTEGFMPAIEEYAEGESTSSSPTQTLEKPTKVKATEQPEMEPAGKSKKIDLGKISTKAKPPNSSGCKTSMTTTKPASPSVTITTGPRKDSTGATPAAASAAATSAAKQRK, from the exons ATGAGCCAGCGCCAGGaggcagctgccgctgccgctgctgctgcgtcaGCACCAACAACATCGTCATCCTCaacgtcatcgtcatcgtcccATTCAGTCAGCGTTGCCGCTCTGGGCAGCAAGATATCCACCTCTACACCGCAGAAGGGCGatgagcagcaggagcaggagttcATCAACCGGAGCGTGGCCAGCGAGATTGATGCCATGTCTATCTCTGGTTCCGTGTCCGCAGACAGTAGCACCACCAGTGCCACTAATGCCACTGCCTCTGCTGCTGGTACCTCGGGCAGTCCAGTGGCCAAGCGGCATTTGAGCACGGCAAATTTGTCGCGAATACGTCCGCAGTCGAGCTACTCGGCACGCGTCCTCATCTTTGACGATTCTGACCAGGAGGCAGCTATGGCGGCTGCCGCTCTGGCCGCCGCCTCATCCTCCTGCAACAGCAGCGTCAAGTCCTGCAGCGGTCTGGAATTGCTGCCCATGTCACCCGCTAAGCTGTCCATTGGCCACAATGACAGCTCCGCGAATGGCTCCTCGATGATGCGAAATCTGAATCTAACCAAGAGCTCATCGGGTGGTCTGTCTGGCAGTTCCACTTCGCTGCACTCGCGAGGATACACCGCCTTGCTCCGGAAGATTTCCTATCAGCAGCACACCAACTCGCTGCGAGCAGTTAGTAGTG AAGCCTCCAATTTACTGCGCATGCGCCACTCCTCGCTGGGCAAGTCTGCGCCTTGTCTCACTGGCAACTATTTCCGCCACGAGCTGTCCGCCCCACCACAGCCACCGATTCAGGCTTCTGGCTCCTTGACCCTGGGCCAGCACAACATCTCGCGATCCGGCAGCTGTGCAGGCATCGGTCTGGCCGGcaagcatcatcatcatcttttGCATGGCGTCGTGATGCGGGGctctggaggaggaggtggtggtggtggtgttacCGCTGGCAATTCCTCGTCAAGTGGTGTGGCTCACCATCGCCTCAGCTTGGTAACGAATGCGGCTGCCGTGGCAGCTGCAGCGGCCGGGGGATCACGAGCCCATTCCCCATACTCGGCCAGTCCCATGGACAGTCCGCGCTTGAACTCGCCCATGCCATTTGCATTTGCTCCGATCAAAAGGATAGCCTCCTGCCGGGGGGTTGTGGACGGACGCCGATGGTCGGTGGCCTCGCTGCCCTCCTCTGGCTATGGCACCACACCGGGCAGCTCCAATTTATCG TCTCAGTGCTCCAGTCAGGAGGGTCTCAACCAGTTGCCGtcgcacaacaacaacattccGCCCGGCGTTCAGGAGGCGGATGCCGCTGCCGTGGCCGCTGGGGCCTGCTGTGCCGAGCACTTAAAGCAGCATTGTACCAAGCACTGTGCTCTGCTCTTGGCAGTGTCTCAGAAGCAGCCTCAGCCACCGAAGCCACAGAAACTAATTCCAGCGGCTGCAGCAGCGGGTTGTGTCAATTGCTGCGCCGAACTGAGCCTCGCCTGCGGtgggcaacaacaacaacaggctGGTGGAGGATCTGCCAATAGTTCCGCCTCGATCAGTGGTATGCCTGGTGGTGGACGTATGTCGCCCTACTTTCGCCCACGCTCTAGGTCGCTCTCCAGTCCATCACGCTCGCCGATTGTGGACAATGAGATAGCCGTGATGAACACCCTGTACAAAGAACGCTTTCCCAAGGCCACCCAGCAGATGGAGGAGCGACTGAAGCATTTCATCAACGAGAACAAGAGTGCGGCTTGCAACAGTTTTAGGGACTCGCAGCCGATAGTTCG GTTCGTGCATCATCAGGTGCTGGAAATGGCCAGGGACTGTTTGCACAAATCAGAGGCCAAGCTGATAACCTCTCAGTATTTCTATGAGCTGAGCGAGAACCTAGAGCGTTTGCTGGTGGAGACCAAGGAGAAGTCACCGGAGGCAGCCGCCGAGCTAAGCGGTGTGATCAAAAAGCTATTGCTGATCATCTCGCGACCGGCTCGATTGCTTGAATGCCTGGAATTCGATCCGCAGGAGTTTTACGAGCTGCTAGAAGCGGCCGAGGGTCAGGCCAAGGCCATGCCGGTGATCAAGGCGGATATACCGCAGTACATCATACACAAGCTGGGCCTCAACCGGGATCCCATTGCCGAGCTGCAGCAGGAGTTGAGAGAGACGCAGCAAATGTGCTCGGAACAGGTCACCGTGCTGGCGGATCCCACGCAGCCTGGAGGAAGTTGTTTGCTTTTGAATTCCCCCTTGACAAGTGCAGCCAAACAGTTGAGCAGTTTGGCTTTGGATTCGATTGTTTTGGATGCGGGCAGCGGCACAGCCACGCCTCAACAGCCGCCTCAGACGCCAGTGGCTACGGGTGACACGGCTCCCTCCTTTGCCGTGGCCGTGAGTCAATTGAGTGAGGAAAAGCCAGgaacaagcagcagcagcagtggaaCGGGAGCAGGCACCGCTACTGGAGGATTAAGCTCtacccaacaacaacagcaacccTCACCCCACGAAACCGACTTTGACATCGTCAAGCTGATCTCAAACGGTGCCTATGGAGCCGTCTATCTGGTGAAGCACAAGACCACCCGTCAGCGCTTTGCCATGAAGAAAATCAACAAGAATAATCTCATCCTGCGAAACCAGGTGGAACAGGTGTTTGCCGAGCGCGACATTCTCTCGTTCGCGGACAATCCCTTTGTGGTCAGCATGTACTGCTCGTTCGAGACGAAGAAGCATCTCTGCCTGGTGATGGAGTACGTGGAGGGTGGCGACTGTGGCACGCTGCTCAAGAACATTGGGCCGCTGCCCGCGGACATGGCGCGCTTCTATTTTGCCGAAACAGTATTAGCCGTGGAGTATCTGCACAGCTACGGGATTGTCCATCGGGATCTCAAGCCGGACAATCTGCTAATCACGGCCTTGGGTCACATTAAGCTCACCGATTTTGGCCTCTCCAAGATGGGTCTCATGTCGCTGGCCACCAATCTGTACGAGGGTTACATTGACTCGGAGACGAGGCAGTTTTCTGACAAGCAG GTTTATGGCACACCCGAGTACATAGCCCCAGAGGTGATCCTGCGTCAGGGCTATGGCAAGCCAGTCGATTGGTGGTCCATGGGCATTATTCTCTACGAATTCCTCATCGGTTGTGTGCCATTTTTTGGCGAGACAACCGAAGAGCTATTTGCGCACACCGTCAACGATGACATCGAGTGGCCGGACAGTGAGGATTGGCCTGTGCAAACGGAGGCAAAGGACATTATTTCGCAGCTGTTGCAGCAGAATCCCCGCGATCGTTTGGGCACACAAACAGGAGCCCTGGAGATGAAGGAGCATGAGTACTTTTTGGGGATGGACTGGAACTCGTTGTTGCGCCAGAAGGCGGAGTTTGTGCCGCAGTTGTCCCACGAGGATGATACCAGTTACTTTGATA CTCGCATGGATCGCTATAATCATGATCTTGGTGGTGAGGACACGGACGATACGGATGACACGCCTGTTTTTGGCAGCTTCAACTCGTACACGCCTCAATATAGAAAGCAGCATTACAGCTGGTCACGACATGCAACGGCCACGGATGGAGGGAAGCCACCAGCCCTTACATCTCTGCCTTCGCGGGCGCAGGAGAATCCCTTACCCAATCCGGGAGTCTCTTCAACTGGAGCCTTGCCCAAGCTGAAAACGGGCTTGGCTACAGGAAGGGGAAGCGGAAGCGGAAACGGCAGAGGTTCAGGCTCTGGTTCCAATGAGGGAGTGGTCAACAAATTCCTGAATACTCCCCAATTGCGTAAGCTGGAT CTCTCTTCTAGCTGCCTGAAAGTGCCCTCCACCCCGGATGCCGACTACTTGCCCGAGCTCTTGCATAATGTCACCATTGGCAATGATGCAGAGCTGCGCATGCTGAAGCATTATTTGCAGCAGCCACCTCAGGGACCTACTCAGCGTCTCCAACAGCGTCATAGCATGCCCCCAAATACCACCACGATTATAAGCACGCCAGCTACTCCGCCGCCTTTCCAAACGCAGGCAGCCATGGTGGCCACTCCGCCGATGCCGACGACAGCTAGCAGTTTCTCACGCAGCACACCGGAAAGCTCGCAAACGGACAGCGATGACTTCTCACCGCAGATCAACCGCAAGCGTAAGGGTGTCTGTGCCCGGGATATTTTGCCACGCTTCTCCATCTCCATTGAAGATGAAACTATATCAGCGGGCAGCTCCTCCACGGAGAACATGAACCTGCCGAGGGAGCAATCTCCTTTGGCCCTGCAGCATCAACCCAAGTCCATGGACGGCACCAGTAGTGGCAGCATGAAGCATCATCGCTCAAGGTCAATAGTTAAATCCGCCTCCGCTTTGGGTCTCTCGTTGATGACATCGCTGGACAACAGTCAATTGGCCGCTCAACTGTGCGGCATTCAATCTCCTGGAGGCGGTGGCAATGGCTCTAGCACGGCCAGCTCCAGGGATACCTCACCTTGCCGGGAGCTCTCGCCCTTGGTGACCAATCTAAAGCCACCGATTATCATACGACGCGGACCTCGCGGCTTTGGCTTCACAGTGCACACCATAAGGGTTTACTACGGTGACACAGATTTCTATACGATGCACCATTTGGTGATGGCTGTGGATGAGGGTAGTCCCGCCTTTGAGGCGGGCTTGCGGCCAGCGGATCTCATTACCCATGTGAATGGAGAGGCAGTGCAGGGACTATTCCACACTCAAGTGCTGCAGTTGCTTCTGAGCGGTGGCGAGCATGTAACCCTAAGGGCCACGCCCCTCGAGCACACCAGCATCCAGAGCGGTGGACGTAAGCGGGATCTCATGCAGAGCAAGCTGGCCAAGAAGGGGCTGAATCGGCAGAAGAAGCAAACCAAGCGAGAGCACGACAAGAAGCGTAAGACCTCGCTGTTTCGTAGGATCAGCAGCAAGCGTGCCAATGCAGAAATGCAGCAG ttCTCGGCGGGCACAAGTTCACCCACCACTCCCTCGGCCCGGAATCTGTCGCCGCTGGACTCTTCGTatcacagcagcagctgctgccagTCGGCAGGCAATTCGGCATCCTCGCAATCCACCTCGCCCTCATCCTCATCGCCCAACACACCCACCGGTTCGAGTGGCTCTAATGCAGGATTAGCTTCAGCTCCCTCAACTCTCATTGTGGCTgccccaccaccacccacgCAGATGGTTCTCCTGCCCCATGTGGGAGCCGTCGTTGGAAGTAGTCCCACTTCAGTGGGCAATGTGCCAG TGTCACCCACTGGCGTTGTTCCCCAGCTGTATCAGCGTCCATCGACCCTCCATGGTCTCAAGCACAAGTTGCATGCGGCCACTGCTGTGATTTCCGGTGGCGGTGGCAATGCTAGCAATCCCGCCGGGGGGCTTAAGACCCTCCACACCACGAGTAACAATTCGCTGCCCAATCGCCGGAAGTCAGTGGGTCACATACCGCTGTCGCCTTTGGCTCGAACACCTTCACCATCGCCGCTGCCCTCGTCGCCTACAAGATCTCCCTCGCCCCTGGCCTTTCCTTTAGTTGGGCACCAGCCGGGCGCCTCAAATACCACACAGTCGTATAGCCCGGGCAGTACCCTGCCCACGCTGCAGGCGGGAGGGGTGAGTGGGAACAGCAAGAAGGGTGGTTTCGCCAGGACCAAGTCGGCGGAGCCCAGTTCGCCGCTGCTGAGGCGAGCCTTGTCACCGGATCGACTGCATCCGCGCAGTGCGGAGACCAAGATATCGCCACTTTGCTGCTCGCCGCCCATTAAACAGGCGACGCATACACAGCGCGTGGTGGCTACCTCTTGGAGGTCAACGCCTGGCGCcaatggaggaggagcagcaggcacagctcaaacgcagcagcagcagcagctggtgaCAGCGGCAGCTCCGCTGGAGGAAACTCAGAGGCAAAGTCAGGGAGAACCAGGAACCACAAGCGGAGCAGAGGTAACCCTGGCCAACTGTGAACCCTTGCCGCGCATTGCCGAGGAAAAGGACTCGCCCACCAGCAGCACTCAGGATAGCAGCAGTTGCCTGACCGAGGGTTTTATGCCCGCCATCGAGGAGTATGCCGAGGGTGAGTCCACATCATCTTCGCCCACGCAAACCCTGGAGAAGCCCACAAAGGTAAAGGCCACCGAGCAGCCAGAGATGGAGCCAGCTGGCAAGTCCAAGAAGATAGATCTAG GAAAAATCTCAACCAAAGCCAAGCCCCCGAACAGCAGTGGCTGCAAGACTTCGATGACAACGACAAAGCCCGCCAGTCCCAGCGTGACCATTACCACGGGACCACGCAAGGACTCCACGGgtgcaacaccagcagcagcatcagcagcagccacttCTGCTGCCAAGCAGAGGAAGTAG
- the Ufsp2 gene encoding probable Ufm1-specific protease 2 — MLPKLKISAFLLKRLERTKQQCSGCLYGVFYGDGTLLLLSFNIESSLGQLNYEQIQHRFPAELDLCGLVKFGDCSDGEAHLNEVIKSVDITDNPILLQCELGTLVGMRASFFVHGKLEEVPYEVMEAEQLYSDFCFTRLQCGFYLQTAPTPESVAREMHVLRKRVADGSLVFNVPQTKIFISSCGPLDTRFTGGESQIQDLIDAIPNPGQPEKEADKKKSAKAATPVKHLAPTGCDYEVIPIDVMRTRSRDPVTRNSPPHPALSIAVTTEEQTRVQVPLEIEAMAILCRKTKLQRLYDVLIESICRASRLFELSLIEHLTETESGKLLVPVSYHFYPQEFGHFVSCAYLEDLGDDDPNMQERRKRLHRQFALPVSRPYFRRANQMRFLDEEENVPWTPLMNTHIGVRPSGVTDGKEYLVNGNYHYYHYLQQQVQDKGWGCAYRSLQTICSWFVLQGYTNAPIPTHLEVQEYLHKINDKPAAFVGSSQWIGSTEISMCLQGFLNVDSKILHVASGAELATVASELAMHFQTQGTPVMIGGGVLAHTIIGVDYCVQTGQVKFLILDPHYTGADDLATIQIKGWCGWKGMDFWTKGSYYNLCMPQRPILY, encoded by the exons ATGCTGCCCAAACTGAAGATTTCCGCATTCCTCCTCAAG CGTTTGGAGCGAACAAAGCAGCAGTGCAGCGGCTGTTTGTATGGAGTTTTCTACGGTGACGGGACATTACTCCTTTTGAGTTTCAACATTGAGTCCAGTCTGGGACAGTTGAACTACGAGCAGATCCAGCACAGATTCCCAGCGGAGCTGGATCTCTGTGGATTGGTCAAGTTCGGTGACTGCAGCGATGGCGAGGCGCACCTAAATGAGGTCATCAAATCCGTGGACATCACCGATAATCCCATCCTGTTGCAGTGCGAGCTGGGCACTTTGGTGGGCATGCGGGCCTCGTTCTTTGTGCACGGCAAGCTGGAGGAGGTGCCCTACGAGGTGATGGAGGCCGAGCAGCTGTACAGTGACTTTTGCTTTACTCGGCTGCAGTGCGGCTTCTACCTACAGACAGCACCCACGCCAGAGTCTGTGGCACGGGAGATGCATGTGCTGCGCAAGCGGGTGGCCGATGGCTCGCTGGTTTTTAATGTCCCACAGACCAAGATCTTTATCAGCAGCTGTGGTCCACTGGACACGCGGTTTACTGGTGGTGAATCGCAGATTCAGGATCTTATAGACGCCATTCCCAATCCCGGACAGCCTGAAAAGGAGGCTGACAAGAAGAAATCAGCGAAAGCTGCTACCCCAGTGAAGCACTTGGCTCCCACTGGCTGCGACTACGAGGTGATTCCCATCGACGTGATGCGCACTCGCAGCCGCGATCCCGTGACTCGAAACTCACCGCCGCATCCGGCTCTCAGCATTGCTGTGACCACCGAAGAGCAGACTCGCGTCCAGGTTCCACTGGAGATAGAAGCCATGGCCATACTGTGCAGAAAAACCAAACTTCAGAGGCTGTACGATGTGCTCATCGAGAGCATCTGCCGGGCTTCTCGGTTGTTCGAGTTGAGCCTGATCGAGCACTTAACCGAAACGGAGAGTGGCAAGCTGCTGGTCCCGGTGAGCTATCACTTTTATCCCCAGGAGTTTGGACACTTTGTGAGCTGTGCATATCTCGAGGATCTGGGTGATGACGATCCGAATATGCAGGAGAGACGCAAGCGTCTACACAGACAGTTTGCTCTGCCTGTTAGCCGTCCCTACTTCCGCAGGGCCAACCAGATGCGATTCCTGGATGAGGAGGAGAATGTTCCATGGACACCACTGATGAACACACACATTGGAGTCCGGCCCAGCGGCGTGACCGATGGCAAGGAGTACTTAGTGAATGGAAACTACCACTACTACCACTACCTGCAGCAACAGGTGCAGGATAAGGGTTGGGGCTGCGCCTACCGCTCCCTGCAGACGATCTGCTCCTGGTTCGTGTTGCAGGGCTATACGAATGCACCGATACCGACGCACTTGGAGGTGCAGGAATATCTGCACAAGATCAACGACAAGCCGGCCGCCTTTGTGGGTTCTTCCCAGTGGATTGGCTCCACGGAGATCAGCATGTGTCTGCAGGGATTCTTGAATGTTGACTCGAAGATCCTGCATGTGGCTTCTGGCGCGGAACTGGCCACCGTTGCCTCCGAGCTGGCCATGCACTTCCAGACACAGGGCACGCCCGTAATGATCGGTGGCGGTGTGCTGGCCCACACCATTATCGGCGTTGACTATTGCGTGCAGACGGGTCAGGTGAAGTTCTTGATTCTAGATCCTCACTATACAGGCGCCGATGATCTGGCCACCATTCAGATCAAGGGCTGGTGTGGATGGAAGGGCATGGATTTCTGGACCAAAGGCAGCTACTATAATCTCTGTATGCCTCAAAGACCGATCTTGTATTGA
- the mrn gene encoding general transcription factor IIH subunit 4 translates to MADTKSGRHAAATGSGTSGLTPLVQGPENLECKDFQEYLRTRQTPDTLEKLYNYPPICLAVFRELPELARQFIIRILFVDQPVPQAVVTSWGAQRFAKDQSEATSCLTALNVWRVTAIPGGLTAWELSPTFKKSVRQVLLGGGKPWPMTNTLEKDSKPRDIAFLDTYAMSRWRCVLHYMVGTGNRNGTDAEAISPDAVRILLHANLMKRDDRDGITITRQGFQFLLLDTRAQVWHFMLQYLDTCEERGISLPECLSMLFQLSFSTLGRDYSSEGMNNQMLTFLQHLREFGLVFQRKRKEGRFYPTRLALNVTSKEAAATATVATNEAEEGIQDSGYIVVETNYRVYAYTDSPLQVAVLGLFTQLLYRFPNLVVGVLTRDSVRQALRGGITAEQIVSYLEQYAHPNMRLVESAIQSKSCLPPTVVDQIKLWELERNRFTYTEGVVYNQFLSQTDFVTLRDYAQSIHVLVWQNERTRTMVVQKNGHDDVKRYWKKYSKSGV, encoded by the exons ATGGCCGACACGAAATCTGGACGGCATGCAGCGGCCACTGGAAGTGGCACCAGTGGCCTCACGCCCCTGGTGCAGGGACCGGAGAACCTGGAGTGCAAGGACTTTCAGGAATATCTGCGCACCCGGCAAACGCCGGACACGCTGGAGAAGCTATACAATTATCCGCCTATATGCTTGGCCGTCTTCCGGGAGCTGCCCGAGCTGGCCAGGCAGTTTATCATACGCATTCTGTTCGTGGATCAGCCAGTGCCACAGGCGGTGGTCACATCCTGGGGTGCACAACGTTTCGCCAA GGATCAATCGGAGGCCACCAGTTGTTTGACGGCGTTGAACGTCTGGCGGGTTACCGCCATTCCTGGCGGCCTCACCGCCTGGGAACTGTCGCCCACGTTCAAGAAGAGCGTGCGCCAAGTACTGCTGGGTGGGGGAAAGCCCTGGCCCATGACCAACACACTGGAGAAGGACTCCAAGCCCAGGGACATTGCCTTCCTGGATACGTATGCCATGTCTCGCTGGCGCTGCGTCCTCCACTATATGGTGGGAACGGGAAATCGCAACGGGACCGATGCCGAGGCCATTAGTCCGGATGCTGTGAGGATTCTGCTGCATGCCAACCTGATGAAACGCGATGATCGTGATGGAATCACCATAACCAGACAGGGATTTCAGTTCCTGCTGCTGGACACACGGGCTCAGGTGTGGCACTTTATGCTCCAGTACTTGGACACGTGCGAAGAGCGAGGCATCTCCCTGCCGGAGTGTCTCTCCATGCTGTTCCAGCTGAGCTTCTCCACTTTGGGAAGAGATTACAGCTCGGAGGGCATGAACAATCAGATGTTGACCTTTCTGCAGCATCTGAGGGAGTTCGGATTGGTGTTCCAACGAAAGCGCAAGGAGGGACGATTCTATCCCACCCGCTTGGCTTTGAATGTGACCAGCAAGGAGGCAGCAGCCACCGCTACTGTGGCCACCAATGAGGCGGAGGAGGGCATACAGGACTCTGGCTACATTGTGGTGGAGACCAATTATCGTGTGTACGCCTACACGGATTCCCCGCTCCAGGTGGCCGTTCTTGGTCTTTTCACGCAGCTTCTTTACCGCTTCCCTAATCTCGTTGTGGGTGTGCTCACCCGTGATTCAGTGCGTCAGGCGTTGCGCGGTGGAATCACAGCGGAGCAGATTGTCTCGTATTTGGAGCAGTATGCACATCCCAACATGCGGCTGGTGGAGTCTGCTATTCAGTCGAAATCCTGCCTGCCACCGACGGTCGTTGATCAGATCAAACTGTGGGAATTGGAGCGGAATCGTTTTACCTACACGGAGGGCGTCGTCTACAATCAGTTCCTGTCCCAAACCGACTTCGTAACGCTGCGCGACTATGCCCAGTCTATCCATGTCCTGGTCTGGCAGAACGAACGAACGCGCACCATGGTCGTCCAGAAGAATGGCCATGACGATGTCAAGCGGTACTGGAAGAAGTACTCAAAGAGTGGTGTCTAA